Proteins encoded in a region of the Hypomesus transpacificus isolate Combined female chromosome 17, fHypTra1, whole genome shotgun sequence genome:
- the brd4 gene encoding bromodomain-containing protein 4 isoform X3: MGDGLDAAQMSGPSSGSSQGQPFSQQPPGSLNPMSPALINPNRPKRQTNQLQYLLKVVLKSLWKHQFSWPFQAPVDAVKLNLPDYYKIIKCPMDMGTIKKRLETSYYWNAQECIQDFNTMFTNCYIYNKPGDDIVLMAEALEKMFLQKITEMPQEETEITVMMGKGRGRGRREGGLNLKPGPMSDSPSTTPQTRGLASLSPGPQTRGPGQGPPSLPPQPTMQALPSRVPPTLPASHAPQLGAPYSLGPSDCTPQAPIMTSVPPPAQTTLPPLLIQSAAPIIQNPVPMPKQRKSQKRKADTTTPTANDQLSESSPAESKSGKTLPRRESARPNKLIKKEAPDSQHHMGMSLGLGLGMGMGLGAGAVGGHSPKQQEQLRYCAGLVREMLSKKHTAYAWPFFKPVDVHALGLHDYHDIIKHPMDLSTIKAKLENRQYREAQEFASDVRLMFSNCYKYNPPDHEVVAMARKLQDVFEMRFAKMPDEPQEMLASAPIPVLHPAPIKPQPPMGPASSSDSSSDSSSESDSFTDDSEEERAQRLAELQEQLKAVHEQLAALSQPQASKPKRKEKEKKEKKKDKHKKKGGMPTLVDEIQEPVPALQLPKKTKNHNNNNKDLLPKKPKRPSSKKEGVKNNRLLAPQAGGPPTLQPVPGLEPEEDLGECKPMSYEEKRQLSLDINKLPGDKLGRVVHIIQSREPSLKNSNPDEIEIDFETLKPSTLRELERYVSSCLRKKKKAPVVEKTMEAMTAAKKPGSSSDSSDSSSSDSEDSEIGMVPKLKKKAQATKEGKKPHVNPMGGGPVGSHPQVPMLQPCLQIKQQPPQQQQQHPPAPAAFMPPQVTALESSQILENSFDSLPHFGQPLMHLPHHAGHASSPAPPHLNAHSAGGPVSPETHPFLNQHPILTSPALHNALPQQPSRPSNRAAPLPPKPPQQTGPPQAQPSVQQQQQQQQQQQQQQQQQQQQQQQQQHHQHPQLQAQQPPPPQHHLPANILHPSQPLRQRPLSPPTLTPQSLLSSQPPQMLLEDDEEPVSSLPLSQVQLYLQQLQQGRQAQQPAQLMQSLQARQQQQQQQAGQAPLLQTVQVQSQLSSQASLPPPPLSVQTQAQTAPSHQPQQPPQMPPHQSRHLLHTQQQQQQMAYAQGPVQTAQPQPAQHKVSMPPTKAQPVAQQQQQQHPSPRQLKPDPYNTGHLRENPSPLMMHSPQLPQYPPVAHPSPPHNLQPKKRAPQAHSGVKEEKLPPSPVMRGEPFNPAMRPDPHKHPDNKPTLPGHSQQNVKSMDSSRPVIRSSEHSGPPPSLQDKDKFKQESKAPAAPKKVQDVKLKNMGSWASLAQKSTSAPSSAVKSSSDSFEQFRRAAREKEEREKALKAQAEQAEKERHRREQEKLRGRDEEEVLEPPRRVHEEPRRRLEQQHVQVPQQQQQPPQQQQQQQPPQIQPQPAAVQQPPQAPTPPQPSAQSALDQQRELARRREQERRRREAMAATIDMNFQSDLMAIFEENLF, from the exons ATGGGAGACGGCCTGGACGCAGCGCAGATGTCGGGCCCCAGCAGCGGCAGCAGCCAGGGGCAGCCCTTCAGCCAGCAGCCCCCCGGCTCCCTCAACCCCATGTCCCCTGCGCTCATCAACCCCAACAGGCCCAAGCGCCAGACCAATCAGCTGCAGTACCTGCTCAAGGTGGTGCTGAAGTCCCTGTGGAAGCACCAGTTCTCTTGGCCTTTCCAGGCGCCTGTGGATGCAGTCAAGCTCAACCTGCCT GACTACTACAAGATTATCAAGTGTCCTATGGACATGGGAACAATCAAGAAGAGACTTGAGACCAGTTACTACTGGAATGCCCAAGAATGTATTCAAGACTTCAATACCATGTTTACCAACTGCTACATATACAACAAG CCTGGAGATGACATCGTCTTAATGGCCGAGGCTCTGGAGAAGATGTTTCTCCAGAAGATCACCGAGATGCCCCAGGAGGAGACTGAGATCACCGTCATGATGGGCAAGGGACGAGGCCGGGGTCGGCGAGAAGGAG GTTTGAACTTGAAGCCAGGGCCCATGTCCGACTCTCCGTCCACGACTCCCCAAACCCGTGGCCTGGCCAGCCTTTCCCCAGGGCCacagaccagaggaccagggcagGGCCCGCCTTCTCTACCTCCCCAGCCCACCATGCAGGCCCTGCCCTCCCGCGTGCCCCCTACGCTACCAGCCAGTCACGCACCGCAGCTGGGAGCCCCCTACTCCCTGGGCCCGTCTGACTGCACTCCCCAAGCCCCCATCATGACCTCCGTGCCTCCCCCCGCCCagaccaccctgccccccctgttGATCCAGAGCGCTGCCCCCATCATACAGAACCCCGTGCCCATGCCTAAA CAGAGAAAGAGCCAGAAGAGGAAAGCAGACACGACGACCCCCACGGCCAACGACCAGCTGAGCGAGTCGTCTCCCGCCGAGTCCAAGTCTGGCAAGACGTTGCCACGGCGAGAGAGCGCCCGGCCCAACAAGCTGATTAAGAAGGAAGCGCCCGACTCCCAGCACCACATGGGCATgagcctggggctgggcctggggatggggatggggctgggggcaggggcgGTGGGAGGCCACAGCCCCAAGCAGCAGGAGCAGCTGCGCTACTGTGCGGGCCTCGTGAGGGAGATGCTCTCCAAGAAGCACACTGCGTACGCCTGGCCCTTCTTTAAGCCAGTGGACGTTCACGCGCTGGGGCTACACGACTACCACGACATCATCAAACACCCTATGGACCTAAGCACTATCAAG GCAAAGCTGGAAAACAGGCAATATCGGGAGGCCCAGGAGTTTGCTTCCGACGTACGGTTAATGTTCTCCAACTGTTACAAGTATAATCCGCCAGACCACGAGGTGGTGGCCATGGCACGCAAGTTACAG GATGTGTTTGAGATGCGCTTCGCCAAGATGCCAGACGAGCCTCAAGAAATGTTGGCCTCCGCTCCCATACCGGTCCTTCACCCCGCCCCCATCAAGCCCCAGCCACCGATGGGCCCCGCCTCCTCGTCCGACAGCTCCAGTGACTCGTCGTCCGAGTCCGATTCCTTCACGGACGactcggaggaggagagggcccagAGGCTGGCGGAGCTCCAGgagcag CTGAAGGCTGTCCACGAGCAGCTCGCCGCGCTCTCCCAGCCACAAGCCAGCAAAccaaagaggaaggagaaggagaaaaaggagaagaagaaagacaagCACAAAAAGAAGGGAGGCATGCCGACTCTGGTGGACGAGATCCAGGAGCCTGTGCCGGCGCTGCAGCTCCCTAAGAAGACCaagaaccacaacaacaacaacaaggatCTCCTGCCCAAGAAGCCCAAGAGGCCCAG CAGTAAGAAGGAAGGGGTGAAGAACAATCGGTTGCTAGCCCCCCAGGCGGGGGGGCCCCCTACCCTGCAGCCCGTGCCTGGCCTGGAGCCTGAGGAGGACCTGGGGGAGTGTAAGCCCATGTCCTACGAGGAGAAGCGTCAGCTCAGCCTGGACATCAACAAGCTCCCCGGGGACAAGCTGGGCCGCGTGGTGCACATCATCCAGTCCCGGGAGCCCTCGCTGAAGAACTCGAACCCAGACGAGATCGAGATTGACTTTGAGACGCTCAAGCCCTCCACGCTCCGGGAGCTGGAGAGATACGTGTCGTCCTGTCTCCGCAAGAAGAAGAAGGCTCCCG TGGTCGAGAAAACCATGGAGGCCATGACTGCCGCTAAAAAGCCTGGCTCGTCTTCAGACAGCAGTGACTCCAGCTCCTCCGACAGCGAGGACTCTGAGATAG GCATGGTGCCCAAACTGAAGAAGAAAGCCCAGGCCACCAAGGAAGGGAAGAAGCCCCACGTGAACCCCATGGGTGGGGGTCCTGTGGGCTCCCACCCCCAGGTCCCCATgctccagccctgcctccagaTCAAGCAGCAGCcgccacagcagcagcagcagcaccctcCTGCTCCGGCCGCCTTCATGCCCCCGCAGGTGACCGCTCTGGAGTCCTCCCAGATCCTGGAGAACAGCTTCGACTCCCTGCCGCACTTCGGCCAGCCGCTCATGCACCTGCCCCACCACGCCGGCCACGCCTCCTCGCCGGCCCCGCCTCACCTCAACGCCCATTCCGCCGGCGGCCCCGTCTCCCCGGAGACCCACCCCTTCCTCAACCAGCaccccatcctcacctccccag CCTTACACAACGCTCTACCCCAGCAGCCCTCTCGCCCCAGCAACAGAGCAGCACCTCTACCCCCCAAACCTCCCCAGCAAACAGGACCTCCGCAGGCCCAGCCAAGcgtgcagcagcagcaacaacaacagcaacaacaacagcagcagcaacaacagcagcagcaacaacaacagcagcagcaacatcaCCAACACCCCCAGCTCCAGGCCCAGCAGCCGCCACCGCCCCAGCACCACCTCCCCGCCAacatcctccacccctcccagcccctgcgCCAAcgccccctgtcccctcccacGCTGACCCCGCAGAGCCTGCTGtcgtcccagcccccccagatGCTGCTGGAGGACGACGAGGAGCCcgtgtcctccctccccctcagccaGGTCCAGCTGTacctccagcagctccagcagggccGCCAGGCCCAGCAGCCGGCCCAGCTCATGCAGTCTCTCCAGGCccgccagcagcagcagcagcagcaggcaggCCAGGCCCCGCTCCTGCAGACTGTCCAGGTCCAGTCCCAGCTCTCCTCCCAGGCCTccctgccgccgccgccgctgtCAGTCCAGACTCAGGCTCAGACCGCTCCCTCCCAccagccccagcagcccccaCAGATGCCCCCTCATCAGTCCCGCCACTTGCTGCacacccagcagcagcagcagcagatggcCTACGCCCAGGGCCCGGTCCAGACCGCTCAGCCGCAGCCCGCTCAACACAAGGTGTCCATGCCCCCCACGAAAGCACAGCCCGTcgcccagcagcagcaacagcagcatccTTCCCCTCGCCAGCTCAAGCCTGACCCCTATAACACGG GCCACCTGAGAGagaacccctcccctctcatgaTGCATTCCCCCCAGCTGCCCCAGTATCCTCCTGTAGCTCACCCGTCTCCCCCTCACAACCTGCAGCCCAAAAAG CGAGCGCCTCAGGCCCACAGcggggtgaaggaggagaagctGCCCCCTTCGCCAGTGATGCGAGGGGAGCCCTTCAACCCTGCTATGAGACCAGACCCTCACAAGCACCCTGACAACAAACCTACACTACCAGGTCACAGCCAGCAAA atgtgaagTCCATGGACAGCTCCAGGCCTGTGATCCGCTCCTCCGAGCACAGTGggccgcccccctccctgcaggaCAAGGACAAGTTCAAGCAAGAGTCCAAGGCTCCCGCCGCCCCCAAAAAGGTACAG GATGTGAAGCTGAAGAACATGGGCTCCTGGGCCAGCCTGGCGCAGAAGTCCACCTCGGCCCCCTCGTCGGCGGTCAAGTCGTCGAGCGACAGCTTCGAGCAGTTCCGCCGGGCCGcccgggagaaggaggagagggagaaggcccTGAAGGCCCAGGCCGAGCAGGCGGAGAAAGAGCGACACCGCCGAGAGCAGGAGAAGCTACG ggggcgtgatgaggaggaggttcTGGAGCCTCCCAGGAGGGTGCACGAGGAGCCTCGCCGACGGCTGGAGCAGCAGCACGTCCAGGtccctcagcagcagcagcagccgccgcagcagcagcagcagcagcagccgcccCAGATCCAGCCCCAGCCCGCGGCTGTCCAacagcccccccaggcccccacgCCGCCTCAGCCCTCAGCCCAGAGCGCCCTggaccagcagagggagctaGCGCGACGccgggagcaggagaggaggaggagagaagcg atgGCAGCAACCATTGACATGAATTTCCAAAGTGACTTAATGGCTATCTTTGAGGAGAACCTGTTCtaa
- the brd4 gene encoding bromodomain-containing protein 4 isoform X2 — MDYKMHAKSNDLLDFQKLDALLEKIAHYSVSVKREPSEECNGISGALSVESAPGSRLNWCPATAPAPAPAPNPAPALALAPHHLASMGDGLDAAQMSGPSSGSSQGQPFSQQPPGSLNPMSPALINPNRPKRQTNQLQYLLKVVLKSLWKHQFSWPFQAPVDAVKLNLPDYYKIIKCPMDMGTIKKRLETSYYWNAQECIQDFNTMFTNCYIYNKPGDDIVLMAEALEKMFLQKITEMPQEETEITVMMGKGRGRGRREGGLNLKPGPMSDSPSTTPQTRGLASLSPGPQTRGPGQGPPSLPPQPTMQALPSRVPPTLPASHAPQLGAPYSLGPSDCTPQAPIMTSVPPPAQTTLPPLLIQSAAPIIQNPVPMPKQRKSQKRKADTTTPTANDQLSESSPAESKSGKTLPRRESARPNKLIKKEAPDSQHHMGMSLGLGLGMGMGLGAGAVGGHSPKQQEQLRYCAGLVREMLSKKHTAYAWPFFKPVDVHALGLHDYHDIIKHPMDLSTIKAKLENRQYREAQEFASDVRLMFSNCYKYNPPDHEVVAMARKLQDVFEMRFAKMPDEPQEMLASAPIPVLHPAPIKPQPPMGPASSSDSSSDSSSESDSFTDDSEEERAQRLAELQEQLKAVHEQLAALSQPQASKPKRKEKEKKEKKKDKHKKKGGMPTLVDEIQEPVPALQLPKKTKNHNNNNKDLLPKKPKRPSSKKEGVKNNRLLAPQAGGPPTLQPVPGLEPEEDLGECKPMSYEEKRQLSLDINKLPGDKLGRVVHIIQSREPSLKNSNPDEIEIDFETLKPSTLRELERYVSSCLRKKKKAPVVEKTMEAMTAAKKPGSSSDSSDSSSSDSEDSEIGMVPKLKKKAQATKEGKKPHVNPMGGGPVGSHPQVPMLQPCLQIKQQPPQQQQQHPPAPAAFMPPQVTALESSQILENSFDSLPHFGQPLMHLPHHAGHASSPAPPHLNAHSAGGPVSPETHPFLNQHPILTSPALHNALPQQPSRPSNRAAPLPPKPPQQTGPPQAQPSVQQQQQQQQQQQQQQQQQQQQQQQQQHHQHPQLQAQQPPPPQHHLPANILHPSQPLRQRPLSPPTLTPQSLLSSQPPQMLLEDDEEPVSSLPLSQVQLYLQQLQQGRQAQQPAQLMQSLQARQQQQQQQAGQAPLLQTVQVQSQLSSQASLPPPPLSVQTQAQTAPSHQPQQPPQMPPHQSRHLLHTQQQQQQMAYAQGPVQTAQPQPAQHKVSMPPTKAQPVAQQQQQQHPSPRQLKPDPYNTGHLRENPSPLMMHSPQLPQYPPVAHPSPPHNLQPKKRAPQAHSGVKEEKLPPSPVMRGEPFNPAMRPDPHKHPDNKPTLPGHSQQNVKSMDSSRPVIRSSEHSGPPPSLQDKDKFKQESKAPAAPKKDVKLKNMGSWASLAQKSTSAPSSAVKSSSDSFEQFRRAAREKEEREKALKAQAEQAEKERHRREQEKLRGRDEEEVLEPPRRVHEEPRRRLEQQHVQVPQQQQQPPQQQQQQQPPQIQPQPAAVQQPPQAPTPPQPSAQSALDQQRELARRREQERRRREAMAATIDMNFQSDLMAIFEENLF; from the exons agAGCCCAGCGAGGAGTGCAATGGGATCAGCGGTGCTCTCTCCGTGGAGTCCGCGCCGGGCTCGAGACTGAACTGGTGTCCCGCGACCGCCCCCGCCCCGGCCCCTGCTCCAAACCCCGCTCCGGCCCTGGCGCTCGCGCCCCACCACCTCGCCAGCATGGGAGACGGCCTGGACGCAGCGCAGATGTCGGGCCCCAGCAGCGGCAGCAGCCAGGGGCAGCCCTTCAGCCAGCAGCCCCCCGGCTCCCTCAACCCCATGTCCCCTGCGCTCATCAACCCCAACAGGCCCAAGCGCCAGACCAATCAGCTGCAGTACCTGCTCAAGGTGGTGCTGAAGTCCCTGTGGAAGCACCAGTTCTCTTGGCCTTTCCAGGCGCCTGTGGATGCAGTCAAGCTCAACCTGCCT GACTACTACAAGATTATCAAGTGTCCTATGGACATGGGAACAATCAAGAAGAGACTTGAGACCAGTTACTACTGGAATGCCCAAGAATGTATTCAAGACTTCAATACCATGTTTACCAACTGCTACATATACAACAAG CCTGGAGATGACATCGTCTTAATGGCCGAGGCTCTGGAGAAGATGTTTCTCCAGAAGATCACCGAGATGCCCCAGGAGGAGACTGAGATCACCGTCATGATGGGCAAGGGACGAGGCCGGGGTCGGCGAGAAGGAG GTTTGAACTTGAAGCCAGGGCCCATGTCCGACTCTCCGTCCACGACTCCCCAAACCCGTGGCCTGGCCAGCCTTTCCCCAGGGCCacagaccagaggaccagggcagGGCCCGCCTTCTCTACCTCCCCAGCCCACCATGCAGGCCCTGCCCTCCCGCGTGCCCCCTACGCTACCAGCCAGTCACGCACCGCAGCTGGGAGCCCCCTACTCCCTGGGCCCGTCTGACTGCACTCCCCAAGCCCCCATCATGACCTCCGTGCCTCCCCCCGCCCagaccaccctgccccccctgttGATCCAGAGCGCTGCCCCCATCATACAGAACCCCGTGCCCATGCCTAAA CAGAGAAAGAGCCAGAAGAGGAAAGCAGACACGACGACCCCCACGGCCAACGACCAGCTGAGCGAGTCGTCTCCCGCCGAGTCCAAGTCTGGCAAGACGTTGCCACGGCGAGAGAGCGCCCGGCCCAACAAGCTGATTAAGAAGGAAGCGCCCGACTCCCAGCACCACATGGGCATgagcctggggctgggcctggggatggggatggggctgggggcaggggcgGTGGGAGGCCACAGCCCCAAGCAGCAGGAGCAGCTGCGCTACTGTGCGGGCCTCGTGAGGGAGATGCTCTCCAAGAAGCACACTGCGTACGCCTGGCCCTTCTTTAAGCCAGTGGACGTTCACGCGCTGGGGCTACACGACTACCACGACATCATCAAACACCCTATGGACCTAAGCACTATCAAG GCAAAGCTGGAAAACAGGCAATATCGGGAGGCCCAGGAGTTTGCTTCCGACGTACGGTTAATGTTCTCCAACTGTTACAAGTATAATCCGCCAGACCACGAGGTGGTGGCCATGGCACGCAAGTTACAG GATGTGTTTGAGATGCGCTTCGCCAAGATGCCAGACGAGCCTCAAGAAATGTTGGCCTCCGCTCCCATACCGGTCCTTCACCCCGCCCCCATCAAGCCCCAGCCACCGATGGGCCCCGCCTCCTCGTCCGACAGCTCCAGTGACTCGTCGTCCGAGTCCGATTCCTTCACGGACGactcggaggaggagagggcccagAGGCTGGCGGAGCTCCAGgagcag CTGAAGGCTGTCCACGAGCAGCTCGCCGCGCTCTCCCAGCCACAAGCCAGCAAAccaaagaggaaggagaaggagaaaaaggagaagaagaaagacaagCACAAAAAGAAGGGAGGCATGCCGACTCTGGTGGACGAGATCCAGGAGCCTGTGCCGGCGCTGCAGCTCCCTAAGAAGACCaagaaccacaacaacaacaacaaggatCTCCTGCCCAAGAAGCCCAAGAGGCCCAG CAGTAAGAAGGAAGGGGTGAAGAACAATCGGTTGCTAGCCCCCCAGGCGGGGGGGCCCCCTACCCTGCAGCCCGTGCCTGGCCTGGAGCCTGAGGAGGACCTGGGGGAGTGTAAGCCCATGTCCTACGAGGAGAAGCGTCAGCTCAGCCTGGACATCAACAAGCTCCCCGGGGACAAGCTGGGCCGCGTGGTGCACATCATCCAGTCCCGGGAGCCCTCGCTGAAGAACTCGAACCCAGACGAGATCGAGATTGACTTTGAGACGCTCAAGCCCTCCACGCTCCGGGAGCTGGAGAGATACGTGTCGTCCTGTCTCCGCAAGAAGAAGAAGGCTCCCG TGGTCGAGAAAACCATGGAGGCCATGACTGCCGCTAAAAAGCCTGGCTCGTCTTCAGACAGCAGTGACTCCAGCTCCTCCGACAGCGAGGACTCTGAGATAG GCATGGTGCCCAAACTGAAGAAGAAAGCCCAGGCCACCAAGGAAGGGAAGAAGCCCCACGTGAACCCCATGGGTGGGGGTCCTGTGGGCTCCCACCCCCAGGTCCCCATgctccagccctgcctccagaTCAAGCAGCAGCcgccacagcagcagcagcagcaccctcCTGCTCCGGCCGCCTTCATGCCCCCGCAGGTGACCGCTCTGGAGTCCTCCCAGATCCTGGAGAACAGCTTCGACTCCCTGCCGCACTTCGGCCAGCCGCTCATGCACCTGCCCCACCACGCCGGCCACGCCTCCTCGCCGGCCCCGCCTCACCTCAACGCCCATTCCGCCGGCGGCCCCGTCTCCCCGGAGACCCACCCCTTCCTCAACCAGCaccccatcctcacctccccag CCTTACACAACGCTCTACCCCAGCAGCCCTCTCGCCCCAGCAACAGAGCAGCACCTCTACCCCCCAAACCTCCCCAGCAAACAGGACCTCCGCAGGCCCAGCCAAGcgtgcagcagcagcaacaacaacagcaacaacaacagcagcagcaacaacagcagcagcaacaacaacagcagcagcaacatcaCCAACACCCCCAGCTCCAGGCCCAGCAGCCGCCACCGCCCCAGCACCACCTCCCCGCCAacatcctccacccctcccagcccctgcgCCAAcgccccctgtcccctcccacGCTGACCCCGCAGAGCCTGCTGtcgtcccagcccccccagatGCTGCTGGAGGACGACGAGGAGCCcgtgtcctccctccccctcagccaGGTCCAGCTGTacctccagcagctccagcagggccGCCAGGCCCAGCAGCCGGCCCAGCTCATGCAGTCTCTCCAGGCccgccagcagcagcagcagcagcaggcaggCCAGGCCCCGCTCCTGCAGACTGTCCAGGTCCAGTCCCAGCTCTCCTCCCAGGCCTccctgccgccgccgccgctgtCAGTCCAGACTCAGGCTCAGACCGCTCCCTCCCAccagccccagcagcccccaCAGATGCCCCCTCATCAGTCCCGCCACTTGCTGCacacccagcagcagcagcagcagatggcCTACGCCCAGGGCCCGGTCCAGACCGCTCAGCCGCAGCCCGCTCAACACAAGGTGTCCATGCCCCCCACGAAAGCACAGCCCGTcgcccagcagcagcaacagcagcatccTTCCCCTCGCCAGCTCAAGCCTGACCCCTATAACACGG GCCACCTGAGAGagaacccctcccctctcatgaTGCATTCCCCCCAGCTGCCCCAGTATCCTCCTGTAGCTCACCCGTCTCCCCCTCACAACCTGCAGCCCAAAAAG CGAGCGCCTCAGGCCCACAGcggggtgaaggaggagaagctGCCCCCTTCGCCAGTGATGCGAGGGGAGCCCTTCAACCCTGCTATGAGACCAGACCCTCACAAGCACCCTGACAACAAACCTACACTACCAGGTCACAGCCAGCAAA atgtgaagTCCATGGACAGCTCCAGGCCTGTGATCCGCTCCTCCGAGCACAGTGggccgcccccctccctgcaggaCAAGGACAAGTTCAAGCAAGAGTCCAAGGCTCCCGCCGCCCCCAAAAAG GATGTGAAGCTGAAGAACATGGGCTCCTGGGCCAGCCTGGCGCAGAAGTCCACCTCGGCCCCCTCGTCGGCGGTCAAGTCGTCGAGCGACAGCTTCGAGCAGTTCCGCCGGGCCGcccgggagaaggaggagagggagaaggcccTGAAGGCCCAGGCCGAGCAGGCGGAGAAAGAGCGACACCGCCGAGAGCAGGAGAAGCTACG ggggcgtgatgaggaggaggttcTGGAGCCTCCCAGGAGGGTGCACGAGGAGCCTCGCCGACGGCTGGAGCAGCAGCACGTCCAGGtccctcagcagcagcagcagccgccgcagcagcagcagcagcagcagccgcccCAGATCCAGCCCCAGCCCGCGGCTGTCCAacagcccccccaggcccccacgCCGCCTCAGCCCTCAGCCCAGAGCGCCCTggaccagcagagggagctaGCGCGACGccgggagcaggagaggaggaggagagaagcg atgGCAGCAACCATTGACATGAATTTCCAAAGTGACTTAATGGCTATCTTTGAGGAGAACCTGTTCtaa